ATAAAAAGCGATGGTATGCCAGCTTATAATTTTGCCTGTGTCATAGATGACTTTTTGATGAAAATAACTCATGTACTCAGAGGGGAAGACCATCTCTCTAATACACCTCGCCAGGTAATGATTTATGATGCTCTTGGTTTAGAAGCTCCAAACTTTGGTCACCTTTCGTTGATTTTAGGACCTGACAAGTCGAAACTAAGTAAACGTCACGGTGAAACTTTTATTGGTGAATATAGAGAAAAAGGTTTTTTACCAGAAGCAATGGTAAATTTTCTGGCTTTACTTGGGTGGTCGCCTACGGGGGAAGAAGAACTGTTTAAGCCTGAAGAGATTGTCGAGATTTTTGATATAAATAGAGTAGCAAAAAGTGCGGCCGTGTTTGATATAGAAAAATTAAAATGGATGAATTCTCATTATATTAAGGAAGCTGACAACAAAAGGCTTTTTGAGTTAGTAAAGCCTTTTGTTACAAGGGCAGGTATTATGGATGAAAACACAATGGATGATAATTTTGATTGGTTCATAGAAATTATCGAGATTACCAAAGACCAACTCAATCAACTCTCGGACTTTCCAGAAAAAATAACTATATTTGTGGGAGATGAAGTTGATCTGGAAGAGAACATAAAAGAAGAATTTTTGCAAGATGAAAATAATATTAACCTGGTTAGAGAACTAAAAGAAGGTTTTGGTGATTTAGATGAGTGGAGTAGAGAAAACATATCTTCTGTTATAAAATCTGCTGGCAAAAAATTAAAACTTAAAGGCAAAAAGCTTTTTATGCCAACACGAATAGCGGTGAGCGGTGAGAAACAAGGCCCTGAACTTGACAGCTTAATATATCTTTTAGGAAAAGAAAAGGCTTTAAATCGTTTAGAAAGTGTATTAAGCCAGGTGTCATAGGGCAAAGAGTTGACATGTGATAAATAGTCCGGGTATAATGAAAAAAACTTTAAGAGTCCTGAAAAAAATTCAAATAGATAACTTTAATGCCATAACATTTGATAGAGCTTGGAAGTTTTAAAAGAGGTGAGGGTTTAGATGACAATTAGGCTATTTAATAGTTTGAAAAGAGAAAAAGAAGTTTTCCAGCCAGTCGAAAAGGATCAAGTGAAAATGTATGTTTGTGGTCCTACAGTGTATGACTATTTTCACGTAGGTAATGCTAGAGCATTTTTGATTTTTGATGTTATTAGAAGGTATTTTGAATATAAAGGATATAATGTGACCTATGTTCAAAACTTTACAGATATTGAAGATAAAATGATAAACCGAGCGAACGAGCTTTCTGTTACTGTTGAAGAATTAGCTGATAAATTTATCGAAGCTTATATTGAGGATGCTAGGGCGATAGGCATTAAAGATGCGGATTATCAGCCAAGGGCTACATATCACATAGAAGAAATAATTGATTTAATAAACAAGCTGATTGAGAAGGGTTATGCCTATGAATCTAGCGGGGACGTGTTTTTTGATATTTCAAACTATAAAGAGTATGGAAAGCTGTGTAAGCAGGACCTTGAAGAACTTGAGAGTGGTGCAAGATTATCGGAAGAAGAAAAAGAAAAAAAGAAAAACTCTCTTGATTTTGTTTTGTGGAAGGCTAATAAGCCTGGAGAGCCTCACTGGGATAGCCCCTGGGGAAAGGGAAGACCGGGATGGCACATTGAATGTTCTGCTATGAGTATGAAATATTTGGGAGCTCCTTTTGATATTCATGCTGGCGGTTCTGATTTGACTTTTCCTCACCATGAAAATGAGATCGCCCAAAGTGAAGGTGCAACGGGCAAAACGTTCTGTAACTATTGGATGCATGTGGGTTATTTGAAGTTTGATGACAAAAAAATGTCTAAGTCATTAGGAAATTTTATGACTGTGAGAGAATTTAGGAAAAATTATGATCCGAGGATTTTGAGACTATTTCTATTAAGTGCTCATTACAGAAGCCCTCTTAATTATACTGAGGAGCTTTTGGAACAGTCAAAAAGCAGTGTTGAAAGGCTAAATAATTTCTATAATAACTTATTACATGCTAATAAAACTGCTAAAGAGGCAGACATAAATGAAGAGGACGAAAAAATAATAAAGCTTATAGATGAGAAAGAAAAAGAGTTTGAAAATGTTATGGATGATGACTTTAATACAGCCGATGCTCTTGCTTCAGTTTTTACTATTGTTAGAGAAGTAAATTCATATATTACAGGTAAAACACCTAATAAAGTTGTGTTGGATAAAGTTTTAAATAGATTACAAAAGATGGACCAAGTTTTGGGGTTATTACCTGAGGTGTCGGCCAATGAAGAGATTTTAGATGAAGAGATATGGGAAATGATAGAAAAGCGCCAGACAGCTCGTAAAGAAAAGGACTTTGCTACTGCTGATGCTATAAGAGATGAATTAAAAGAAAAAGGAATTTTAATAGAAGACACTCCACAGGGAGTGCGCTGGAAGAGGGATAGCGGTTAATGCTAAAAAATATGACTTTTTTAGATGAGAAAAAGGCTGGCCAACTTCCGGTATTAAACCTCGCCTATATTGGTGACGCAGTGTACGAGCTTTTGATAAGAGAATATCTGCTAAAAAAAGAAAATGTAAAAGTTAAAAACATGCATCAAAAAACTGTTGAGATAGTTAGGGCAGAGGCTCAAGCAAAGGCTTTAAATGAGATAGACTCACATTTAGATAAAAGTGAGTCTTCGATCGTAAGGCGTGCAAGAAATACTAAAATAAACAACCCTCCAAAAAGTGTTGAATTAGCAGACTATAGGAGAGCTACGGCTTTAGAAGCTCTTTTTGGTTACTTGTATCTTTCAAATAATTTTGAGAGGCTTTTAGAATTATTTGATTTGATCAAAATTAAACAAAATTAAATAATAAAAATTGATTCTGGTGCAAAAAGTCATATGAGCAAAGCTTTGTTTTTATTTATAATTACATCTTGACGAGTTTTAGATGTATCAATTAAAAACACTTTACTTATGTGATGTGAATAGACTTTTTGCACCAGAATCAAAATTTAGTTTAGCATGAAATTATTTTGACAAAATAATATTTAAGGGAGAGATTATTTTATGGAAGTTTCGCTAATTAAACATACACCCGATCCTGATCGGACTGTAGCTGCCGGGGCGCGTCTTTGTTATTCTAGTAGCAATGTTGATGAAATATATAATGATATGGATGAACAAGAGGTAAAAAAATTAATTAATATGTTAAAAAAAGTTGGCCACACTTCACCTATAGAGCACATAAGCTTTACTTTTGGAATTGAAGGCATAAGCAGAGCTCTTTCACATCAACTTGTAAGACATCGGATTGCAAGTTATACACAAAAGTCACAGAGATATGTCTCTGAAGAAGGCTTCTGCTACATAACCCCTCCTACAATAAATGAAAGTGATGAAGCTAAAAAGATCTACGAAGAAACTATGCAAATGCTACAGGAAAACTATAACAAACTTTGTGAAAAAGTACCTAAAGAGGATGCCAGATATATACTTCCAAACTCCTGTGAAACAAAACTAGTAGCTACCTTTAATGCTAGGAGTTTAATCAACTTTTTCCAGCTTAGATGCTGCTTTAGGGCACAATGGGAAATTAGAGAACTTGCATGGAGAATGCTTGAAAAAGTTAAAGAGGTAAGCCCGTATGTATTTGAGGATGTTGGGGCTGAGTGTGATATGACTAAACGATGTACTGAAGGTAAGAAAAGCTGTGGCCGTTATAAAATTTTAGTAGAAAAAGATTAAAACGGAGGAAATGTGTAGTGTCACAAACTATAATATATGGTAAAAATCCTGTTGTAGAAGCAATTAAAGCTGGAAGAAAAATACATAAAATAGAAATAGTTGGAACTGAAAAAGGAAAGTTTTTTGAAGAAGTAAGTGGTTTAGCAAAAGAAAATAAAATTCCTTTGGAAACAATTGATAAAAAAACCCTGGTAAAGAAAGTAGACACTAATGAGCATCAGGGTGTTGTTGCTTTTGTGGAACCATATAACTTTGTATCTGTAAATGAAATTTTGGAGTATGCAAAAGGAAAGAGCGAACAGCCCTTAATAATAATATTAGATCATGTGAAAGACCCTCAAAACCTTGGCGGAATAATTAGGACTGCTGAAGCTGTAGGTGCTCATGGTATTATAATACCAAAAGACCGGGCTGCTGGTATTACTCCTGCAGTATTTAAGGCTTCTAGTGGCGCTTTAGAGCATGTAAAAGTAGCAAAGGTTAGTAATATTTCTAGAACTATAAATGAACTGCAAAAAAAGTGGATTTGGGTAATTGGTTGTGAAAGTGAAGGAGCAGAAAATTATTTTGATGTAAAATATGATACGCCTCTCACTATGGTATTAGGTAGTGAAGGAGAAGGCCTAAGTAATTTGGTCAAGAAAAACTGCGATTTTTTAGTGAAAATACCAATGTATGGAAATGTAAACTCGCTAAACGTATCTACTGCTGGTAGTATTATACTATACGAAATAGTAAAACAAAGAATGTGATATAAAGGAACAAACGTAGGTTTTGATCGGAGTGTTGGTTTTGGGTAAATACTTGATAGTGGACGGCTATAATATTATAAATGCCTGGCAGGATTTAAAGTCAATGGCTAAAGATAATCTAGAATTTAGCCGACAGTCGCTAATAGAAACCCTTTCCGAGTGTAAGAAAGTATTATGGGAAGAAATAATTGTAGTTTTTGATGCTTACCATCAAAAAGATAGCAAAGGAAGTAAAGAAAAAATTGATGGAATTGTGGTTATTTATACAAAAGAAGGTGTAACTGCTGATAGGGTTATCGAATCACTTGTCTATGATCTCGACAAAGAGAATAAAGTAGAAGTTGCAACTTCCGACTGGCAGGAACAGAGGATTGTTCTTGGTAAGGGTGCTATAAGATTATCTGCAAGAGAGTTACTAAATCACATAGAACATTACAAAAAAAACTTAAGAAAAGATTTTCTAGAAAAGGAAAAGTTAAAAAAAAATAAAAATACCCTGGGCAATACTGTTAACTGCGATATACTTGAAAAATTAGAAAAATTAAGAAAAAGAAAGGAGGGTTAGAATTCAAAAAAAAGTATAATATGGGTTGTTTTACTTTAATTAAAGTTTTTCCTTTCCTTGACTGTTAATTTGATATTAAGGTATAATTACGTTGTGGTGGGACGGGGATTTACGTTTTTTTATTTGCTCCTAAAATTATAGGGTGGAGGCGATGCTTGTGAGTCAAAGCGCCCAAGAATTATATGACAAGTATGATCTTATGGACGATGAGGAAATTGCTTGGGAGGCCAGGGAAGGTAACTATGAAGCGTTAGAATTTTTGATCGGCAAGTACAAAAACTTTGTTAGAGCTAAAGCAAGATCATACTTTTTAATTGGTGCTGATAGGGAAGATATTATTCAAGAAGGCATGATTGGGCTTTATAAGGCCATTAGGGATTTTCGTGGGGACAAGCTATCGTCTTTTAAAGCTTTTGCGGAACTATGTATAACTCGTCAAATTATAACAGCAATTAAGACAGCAACAAGACAAAAGCATATTCCCCTAAATTCATACGTATCTTTAGATAAACCAATTTATGATGAAGATTCCGACAGAACTTTATTGGACGTTATCTCTGGAATAAGAATTACAGATCCCGAAGACTTAATGGTTAACCGAGAAGAGTACAGTGATATAGAACTCAAAATGAGTGAAATACTAAGTTCTCTTGAATGGAAAGTATTAATGCTATATCTAGAAGGGAAAAGTTACCAAGAAATAGCTGTTGAGTTAAATAGGCATATAAAGTCCATTGACAACGCACTCCAGAGAGTAAAAAGAAAACTAGAAAGGTATTTGAAAAAAAGAGAATAAATAGAATAACAAAGTCCTTTGCACTAAATAATAATTAATAAGTTTGTAAAAAAGTATCGGGAAATTTATTAAATTAATATGTTGACTTTTTTCTAATTAAGAGGTATAATGACACCTGCTCCTAGAGCAATGGAGAGGTACCCGAGTCTGGTCAAAGGGGGCAGACTGTAAATCTGCTGGCGTAAGCCTTCGAAGGTTCGAATCCTTCCCTCTCCACCAGGATGCAGTATAGCTAGGTAGTAGAGCCCTGGCCTTCCAAGCCAATCGTGTGGGTTCGATTCTCATCGACCGATCTGGGCTTTGCAGAGGAATAAAAGCATTAGATATGACGCGGGGTGGAGCAGTCTGGCAGCTCGTCGGGCTCATAACCCGGAGGTCGCAGGTTCAAATCCTGCCCCCGCAACCAACATGCTCACGTAGCTCAGCTAGGTTAGAGCGCATCCTTGGTAAGGATGAGGCCACCGGTTCAAATCCGGTCGTGAGCTCCAGCTCTAACAATTGGCGGCGTAGCTCAGGTGGCTAGAGCATGCGGTTCATACCCGCAGTGTCCGGGGTTCGACTCCCTGCGCCGCCACCATTTACATAGAAATAATATAACTAAATCGAAATAATATAACTAAATCATAGTAGTATAGCATAAATTTTTTTTGTTTTTAAAGGCCTTTATGCCATTTGTTTAGAAATATAGGGTATATGGAAAAGGCAGGTTGAGCAAAATACATATTTATACGAAACAAGCTTCTCCTGCATCGGCTTGTAGTATTGTAATTTTATGAAGTGCTTTTTAGTCAAATAAATTTAATAATAGGGAGGTTAGGAGCATGGCGAAGCAAAAATTTGAAAGGACAAAACCGCACGTAAATATAGGTACAATAGGTCACGTAGACCACGGAAAGACGACATTGACGGCAGCGATAACCAAGGTTTTATCATCCGCAGGAAGTACAGAGGTAAAAGCCTTTGATGAGATCGATAGGGCGCCAGAGGAGAAAGAAAGAGGAATAACCATAAGTACAGCTCACGTGGAGTATGAATCAGACAATCGTCACTATGCCCACGTAGACTGTCCAGGTCACGCGGACTATGTAAAGAACATGATCACAGGTGCAGCACAGATGGACGGTTCAGTAATGGTGGTAAGTGCGGCAGACGGTCCGATGCCTCAGACAAGAGAGCATATTCTACTATCCCGTCAGGTAGGGGTACCATATATAGTAGTATTCTTGAACAAGGCAGACATGGTAGATGACGAAGAACTACTAGAACTAGTAGAGATGGAAGTAAGAGACCTACTAAGCGAGTATGACTTTGATGGAGACGAGGCTCCTGTGATAACAGGCTCAGCACTTCAGGCATTAGAATGTGGATGCGGTAGCCGTGACTGTGAAGCATGCGGTCCTATACTAGAACTGATAGATGCAATAGACGAGTATATTCCTACGCCAGAGCGTGACACAGATAAGCCATTCTTGATGCCAATAGAGGATATATTCAGCATAACTGGACGTGGCACAGTGGCTACAGGCAGAGTAGAAAGAGGCAAAGTAAACGTAGGAGATGAGATAGAGATAGTAGGAATGTCAGACCGTCCAAAGAAGACGGTAGCAACTGGAGTAGAGATGTTTAGGAAGCAGATGGACTATGCAGAAGCAGGAGACAACATTGGGGCACTGATGAGAGGTATAGATAAAGAACAAGTAGAGCGTGGTCAGGTATTAGCGAAGCCAGGAAGCATTAAGCCACATACACACTTTAAGGCAGAGGTTTATGTCTTGAAGAAAGAAGAGGGAGGTCGTCATACGCCGTTTTTCACGGGTTATCGTCCTCAGTTCTACTTCAGGACGACAGACGTTACCGGAGTAGTGGACCTGCCAGAGGGTGTAGAGATGGTGATGCCTGGAGACAACGTAGAGATGGAGATAAAGCTAATAACTCCAATAGCTATCGAAGAGGGGCTGAGATTTGCTATTCGTGAAGGTGGCCGCACAGTTGGTGCAGGAGTAGTTGCTAGTATTATAGAGTAAAAACTACTTGTTAATTATTAAGAAATAACTGGCCAGGGCATATGTCCTGGCTTTTATGTTGATTTTCTAGATTTTTTATACATGATATTAGAATAAATATTGACATATATGATTTATTATGATAGATTTTCTTAAGTGATTATGGACAAATTAAGAAAGACATATTTGCTTGATATAGGAGTAGGGGGTGCAAACAAATGCGGGATAAAATAACCCTTGAATGTGCAGAATGTAAACAAAGGAATTACATGACTACAAAAAATAAGCAAACAAACAAAGAGCGTATTGAGTTAAAAAAGTATTGTAGATTTTGCATGAAACATACTTCTCATAAAGAAACGAAGTAAGAGCAAAGGATGTGAGTATTATGCTCAAAAAAAAGTTTAATAGGCTGAAAAAGTTTTTAAGCGAAACGAAAAGTGAGCTTAAAAAAGTAAACTGGCCTAAAAGAGAACAACTTACTGTATATACCGGAGTGGTACTTGTGACAGTTGCTATTGTTGGTATATATTTTTGGATACTTGACACAGGGTTCTTAGCAATTATTCAGTTGATTATATAGTTAAATAATTAAAGTTTTAGAGAGGAGGGACAGGACAGTTTTGTCCCTGGTGATTTATGACTGAAAGACATTGGTATGTAGTGCACACATATTCCGGATATGAGAACAAAGTAAAGACAAATTTAGAAAAAAGAGTAGACTCTATGCAGATGGACGATAAAATATTTAGAGTAATAGTACCTACTGAGTCACATGTTGAGTACAAGGATGGCAAGAAAAAATCCCAAGAAAAGAAGATATTTCCGGGGTATGTTTTAGTTGAAATGGTTATGCAGGATGATTCCTGGTATGTTGTTAGAAATACACCAGGTGTAACAGGTTTTGTTGGTTCTGGTACCAAACCCGTTCCCCTCAGCGAACCAGAAGTAGCTGGTATAATGAAAGACATGGGAATAAAAGATGAACAGGTGAAAGTTGATTTTGAAAAAGACCAAAAAGTAAAAATTTTAGAAGGGCCTTTTGAGAATTTTGAAGGGGTTATTGAAGAGATATACCCGGAGAAAGAAAAACTTAAGGTCTTAGTGTCTATGTTTGGACGAGAAACTCCTGTAGAATTAGAATTTGACCAGGTTGAAAAGCTTGGTTAGTAAACATATTTGTTAAGCTGTACAATGGGAGGTGAGCTAGAATGGCTAAAAAGATAGAGCAGGTAATAAAGTTGCAGATACCAGCCGGTAAAGCAGACCCATCGCCACCGGTAGGTCCTGCATTAGGTCAGCATGGAGTTAATATCATGGCATTTTGTAAAGAGTTTAACGAGAAGACATCTGATCAGGCAGGAATGATTATCCCGGTGGAAATTTCTGTCTATGAAGATAAATCTTTTACTTTTGAGACAAAAACCCCACCTGCTTCTGTGTTGATTAAAGAAGCTGCCGGAGTAGATAAAGCGAGTGGCGAAGCAGGGAAGGAAACTGTTGCAAGTGTCAAAAGAGATAAGCTTAAGGAAATAGCTGAACTTAAGATGAAAGACCTAAATACAACCGATGTTGAAGCTGCTACAAAGATGGTAGAAGGGACGGCTAGAAGTATGGGTATCAAGGTAGAAAGTTAAAAAAGAATTTAAAGTTAATTAAGTTTATTTTTAAAAATGTGGGAGAATTATTTCGCTTGAACCACAAGGAGGTCAGAGAATGCAAAAAACAAAAAGTAAAAGGTATAAAGAAATTGTAGAAAAGATTGATAAACACGAAGCTTATGAAGCAGAAGAAGCGATGAAATTAGTTAAAGAAGTTTCAAATGCTAGCTTTGATGAAACTGTTGAACTAGCAGTTAGGTTAGGAGTAAACCCCAAATATAATGATCAGCAGGTAAGGGGTAGCGTTGTACTGCCACATGGTACAGGTAAGACAGTAAAGGTTGCTGTATTTGCGAAAGGTGAAAAAGCAAAAGAAGCAGAAGAAGCAGGTGCTGATTTAGTAGGAGATGAAGATTTAGTAGCTAAAATAGAAGGTGGATTTTTGGATTTTGATGTGGCAATAGCAACACCTGATATGATGGGCATGGTTGGTAAGCTAGGTAAAACCTTAGGCCCAAAAGGGCTTATGCCTAATCCAAAATCGGGTACTGTGACTCAGGATGTAGGAAAAGCTGTGCAAGAATCAAAAGCAGGGAAAGTAGAGTTTAAAGTCGAAAAAGCGGGCAATATACATGTTCCAATCGGAAAAGTATCTTTTGAAATTGATCGGTTGGTTGAGAACTTTAATACGGTAATGGATGCTCTAGTAAAAGCTAAACCTGCAGCAGCGAAAGGACAGTATATTAGGAATGTTTCTGTTTCACCTACTATGGGGCCAGCAGTTAAGGTAGATTATAGATATATAAAATAAACAGTAACAAAGCTTAAAATTAAATAATACTAACTCGAAAACCGTAGACAGCAGGTACCCTTCTTGTGAGGTTTAAATATGCCTGCCGAGGTTGAAGCTGCCTACACTATCAGTTATACGTAGCCAATATATATCAAGGCTATGTTATAAGTCAGTTTAGTATCTGCTATTCTAGACTACTTATTGGTAAGTGTGTTGACTACTGTAATTTGTTAATTATCGTAGGATGCTTAGGCCTTCACCTGTTGTTTAGGGGGAAGGCTTTTTTTGGTTAAAAAGGTTTTGTAGAAAATTATGATAAAAAATCAGAAATAACCAGAAGGGGGTGAAAAAGTGCCCAAAAAAAGACATGAAAAAGAAGAGATAGTTGGCGAATTAAAAGATAAATTTTCAAAGATAGAAGGAGCAGCTTTAGCAGATTATCGTGGATTAGATGTTGAACAGATAGGTGAACTACGTGACAAACTAAGAGAAAATGGTCTAGAATTCAAAGTTGTTAAAAACAACCTTGCTAAAATTGCTGCTGATGAGGTAAATATTAAAGGCTTAGATGAGTACCTGGTAGGCCCTGTAGGTATTGCTCTTGGCTATGATGATCCTGTTTCTCCGGCAAAATTACTAAAAGAATTTGCTAAAGAAAACCAAGAATTAGAGCTTAAGGCAGGTATATTGGAAAATACAGCTATTGGGGAAGAGAAAGTCAAAGAGTTGGCAGACTTACCAAGTAAAGAAGAACTTATAGCCAAGTTAGTAGGGGTATTTCAGGCTCCGATCTCAAACTTTGTTAATGTTTGTCAAGGTAATATCAGAAATTTTGCTTATGCAGTCGAAGCTGTTAGGAAAAAGAAAGAAGAAGAGGAAGGCGAAAGTTAAATTAAAACCAAAATTTGAGGAGGTATTTTATAATGTCAAAAGTACAAGAAGTTTTAGATATTGTTAAAGAGATGAGTGTGTTGGAACTATCTGAATTAGTAAAGGAAATGGAAGAAGAATTTGGGGTAAGCGCACAAGCGCCTGTAGCAATGGCGGGTGCACCAGCTGCAGGAGCCGGGGAAGCTGAAGCAGGTGGCGGCGAAGCAGAGCAAACTGAATTTGATGTTGTATTGACTGACCCAGGTCAAAAGAAAATACAGGTTATTAAAACTATTAAAGAGGCAACTGGTGTTGGCCTAAAAGACGCTAAAGCTATGGCAGATGACCTGCCAAAAGCTGTTAAAGAAAAAGCAAGTAAAGAAGAAGCAGAAGAACTAAAGGAAAAGATAGAAGAAGCGGGTGGATCAGCAGAAGTCAAGTAACAAAAAACACTAATATAACACCCCGCCTATTAAGCGGGGTGTTATATTTTTCATAAAAATTTTCGTACATTTCTTGACTTTGAATATAATTTGTGCTAGTATCATATAATGCCGTTACTGATTTTTATTTCTAAAAAATTTTATATATGAATAGTAATATACAACCAGTATAACAGTATAATTTTTTTACAGTTGGGGAGAATTATATAGATGTAGGCGTACTGGCTTTTTTTATTTGATAATATAGCAAGATAATTTTTTTTGACAATAATTTTAGGATACATAAACATACTATGATGTAAACATTTATTAGTTAGTTATTTAATTTACTTTTAATATACAGGTAAAAAATGGTTTCTGAGGGGTGAGCTGGTTAATGCCAAAAACCGTGAAATGTGGGAGAAGAGAAAGGCTAACTTTTTCGCAAATTGAAGAGGTTCGAGAACTACCTAACTTAATTGAGATCCAAAGGAGATCTTATGAATGGTTTTTAGAAAAAGGTATACACGAAATGTTCGATGATATTTCGCCGATACAGGATTTTACTGGAGGTCTTGTATTAGAATTTGTAGACTATTCTTTAGGTGAACCAAAATATTCGGTTGAAGAATGTAAAGAGAGGGATGTGACCTATTCTGTTCCGTTACGAGTCAAAGTAAGGCTTATTAACAAAGAAACTGGTGAAGTAAAAGAGCAGGAAGTATTTATGGGAGATTTCCCATTAATGACTGAGAATGGGACCTTTATAATTAATGGTGCAGAGAGGGTTATTGTAAGTCAGTTAGTCAGGTCCCCGGGTGTTTATTATAAGAATGAGTGGGATACTAG
The Natranaerofaba carboxydovora genome window above contains:
- the rplA gene encoding 50S ribosomal protein L1, which codes for MQKTKSKRYKEIVEKIDKHEAYEAEEAMKLVKEVSNASFDETVELAVRLGVNPKYNDQQVRGSVVLPHGTGKTVKVAVFAKGEKAKEAEEAGADLVGDEDLVAKIEGGFLDFDVAIATPDMMGMVGKLGKTLGPKGLMPNPKSGTVTQDVGKAVQESKAGKVEFKVEKAGNIHVPIGKVSFEIDRLVENFNTVMDALVKAKPAAAKGQYIRNVSVSPTMGPAVKVDYRYIK
- the rplJ gene encoding 50S ribosomal protein L10; the protein is MPKKRHEKEEIVGELKDKFSKIEGAALADYRGLDVEQIGELRDKLRENGLEFKVVKNNLAKIAADEVNIKGLDEYLVGPVGIALGYDDPVSPAKLLKEFAKENQELELKAGILENTAIGEEKVKELADLPSKEELIAKLVGVFQAPISNFVNVCQGNIRNFAYAVEAVRKKKEEEEGES
- the rplL gene encoding 50S ribosomal protein L7/L12, whose amino-acid sequence is MSKVQEVLDIVKEMSVLELSELVKEMEEEFGVSAQAPVAMAGAPAAGAGEAEAGGGEAEQTEFDVVLTDPGQKKIQVIKTIKEATGVGLKDAKAMADDLPKAVKEKASKEEAEELKEKIEEAGGSAEVK